The Natrinema salifodinae genome includes a window with the following:
- a CDS encoding sulfatase: protein MTGLPNIVLVVMDTACWDVVSNDQEAAQEINQLSNQSTTFSTCITSAPWTLPSHASLFTSCTPSRTGTHAGNKQLGTELKTLPKILSNMGYETVAVSNNTWISEEFGFDRGFETFRKNWQYVQSDVDIGEIARREDGIDKYIEVGKRLLDGNPLVNTANAVYGQFFRKRQDDGAKRTNEWISEWLTGRNTDQPFFLFINYLEPHLEYRPSRAYAERFLPDDTSYTEAMEVNQNAWDYIAGNVEMSDHDFEILQALYRAEVAYLDERIGELRCLLEESGDWDDTIFVVMGDHGENIGDYELMDHQYCLYDTLLHVPLIVHGEPFTGGQEIDDPVQLTDIAPTLFDATGIEAPEFREQAQGRSFHPDADTEPREYTFAEYMAPQPSMDALEKRVGDLPEEVYKYDRSLRAIRSTEWKYIRGSDGSEELYHVAEDPGETENLIDTEPEKASELEEELDTWLQSFEHADADGDVSMREETKDRLEDLGYLQ, encoded by the coding sequence ATGACCGGGCTTCCGAATATTGTTCTCGTCGTGATGGATACCGCTTGTTGGGACGTTGTCTCTAACGATCAGGAAGCGGCCCAAGAAATCAATCAACTCTCAAATCAAAGCACAACTTTCTCTACGTGTATTACATCTGCCCCGTGGACTCTTCCCTCTCATGCATCGCTGTTTACCAGCTGTACCCCTTCTCGAACAGGAACCCACGCAGGAAATAAGCAACTGGGAACTGAGTTGAAAACTCTTCCAAAAATTCTCTCGAATATGGGTTACGAAACCGTCGCAGTCTCGAATAACACATGGATTAGTGAGGAATTCGGTTTCGATCGTGGCTTCGAAACGTTTCGTAAGAACTGGCAATACGTTCAGTCTGACGTCGACATCGGTGAGATCGCCCGTCGTGAAGACGGAATAGATAAATATATCGAGGTGGGTAAGCGGCTTCTGGATGGCAACCCGCTGGTAAACACTGCGAATGCTGTCTACGGTCAGTTTTTCAGAAAACGTCAGGACGACGGAGCAAAACGAACGAACGAATGGATCTCTGAGTGGCTGACTGGACGTAATACCGATCAACCGTTCTTCCTTTTTATCAACTATCTCGAACCCCACCTTGAGTATCGCCCCTCACGTGCGTATGCAGAGCGGTTCCTCCCCGACGACACAAGTTACACGGAAGCGATGGAAGTTAACCAGAATGCATGGGATTACATCGCCGGTAACGTCGAAATGTCAGATCATGACTTCGAGATACTTCAAGCACTTTACCGTGCTGAGGTCGCTTACCTTGATGAACGGATCGGTGAACTCCGATGCTTACTCGAGGAATCCGGTGACTGGGATGATACGATATTTGTCGTCATGGGCGACCACGGAGAGAACATCGGCGACTATGAGTTGATGGATCACCAGTACTGCCTCTATGACACACTCCTCCACGTGCCGTTGATCGTTCACGGTGAACCGTTCACTGGCGGCCAGGAAATCGATGATCCTGTCCAACTCACCGATATTGCGCCAACGCTCTTTGATGCTACCGGTATCGAAGCACCGGAGTTTCGCGAGCAGGCCCAAGGTCGATCCTTCCATCCCGACGCCGATACGGAGCCACGAGAGTACACCTTCGCCGAGTACATGGCACCGCAACCGTCGATGGACGCTCTCGAAAAACGGGTCGGCGATCTCCCTGAGGAGGTCTACAAATACGACCGCTCACTGAGGGCGATTCGATCGACAGAGTGGAAGTATATCCGCGGCTCGGACGGCTCCGAGGAATTGTATCACGTCGCCGAGGACCCGGGAGAAACCGAGAACCTCATCGATACAGAACCAGAAAAAGCGAGCGAACTCGAGGAGGAGCTCGACACCTGGCTCCAGTCGTTCGAACACGCTGACGCCGATGGTGACGTCTCGATGCGTGAGGAAACGAAGGATCGACTTGAAGATCTCGGTTATCTTCAATAG
- a CDS encoding alkaline phosphatase family protein: protein METSERIKRALKNPKLFARGINRLYHRRGGLRSENTDGVSVFDEDWDTLVVLDACRYDMFKSINNLDGTLMSRVSKASATTEWLQANADDRLLRDTVYVTSNPQLERNRQHWDVNFHKVINVWLDEGWDDEMGTVLADTMTEAGIEAHEQFPQKRIVVHYMQPHYPFVLSDTAFDKKHLASIKSDDDAADGENVWGQKFMGELNISRDELWNVYVENLEYVLEHVENLLDMISGKTVITSDHGNYVGERASPIPIREYGHPRGLYDDPVVHVPWLECERGKRREIRAESSEGHIDDIESEVINKRLQHLGYK from the coding sequence ATGGAAACTAGCGAACGGATCAAACGTGCCTTGAAAAATCCGAAACTCTTTGCCCGTGGTATAAATAGGCTGTACCATCGACGTGGTGGACTTCGGTCTGAAAATACAGATGGTGTAAGTGTCTTCGACGAAGACTGGGATACTCTCGTCGTTCTCGATGCATGTCGATACGATATGTTCAAGTCGATAAATAATCTTGACGGTACTCTCATGTCGCGGGTTTCGAAAGCCTCGGCGACAACTGAGTGGCTTCAGGCAAATGCGGATGACCGTCTTCTTCGTGACACAGTCTACGTCACCTCGAATCCTCAACTGGAACGCAATCGCCAGCACTGGGATGTGAATTTTCACAAGGTAATCAACGTGTGGCTTGACGAGGGTTGGGATGACGAAATGGGGACCGTCCTTGCCGATACAATGACCGAAGCAGGGATCGAGGCGCATGAACAGTTCCCTCAGAAACGGATCGTCGTCCACTATATGCAACCGCACTATCCGTTCGTTCTCTCAGACACAGCTTTCGATAAGAAACATTTGGCGTCTATCAAGAGCGATGACGATGCTGCAGATGGTGAAAACGTTTGGGGACAGAAGTTCATGGGAGAGCTCAATATATCACGGGACGAACTATGGAACGTTTATGTTGAAAATCTAGAATACGTTCTGGAGCACGTGGAGAATCTTTTGGATATGATCTCTGGGAAGACCGTTATTACGTCAGATCACGGAAACTATGTCGGCGAACGGGCGTCCCCAATTCCAATTCGGGAGTACGGGCATCCGCGTGGGCTGTACGACGATCCTGTGGTTCATGTGCCATGGCTAGAATGTGAACGTGGGAAGCGGCGAGAGATCCGCGCTGAAAGTAGTGAGGGACATATTGATGATATTGAGTCGGAGGTTATAAATAAAAGATTGCAGCACCTCGGATATAAATAG
- a CDS encoding glycosyltransferase family 4 protein: MRILRVAQTVYPDVKGGGAYHVHAMSRDQAAMGHDVTVLTVRRDSELPHVEERDGYTVVRYDPAVTVLGNEISPGLARYLADAEDFDVIHAHSHLYFSTNLAALKRFVGDIPLAITNHGLYSQNAPEWVFDWYLRTLGRWTFNQADVVFCYTKTDKRRVQEFGVSSRIEVVSNGIDTERFTPDGSESELIDNDGPVVLFVGRLVKGKRPAAAIEALQRIQQGHPTAQLYLCGEGPLRDNLERRAAELDISESVHFLGHLSYDEMPTVYRSSDVLVLPSRAEGVPRTVLEAISSGLPVICSQLDQLQELVAGRGTLVDIDAGESIAQSVSNWLASGQDIATLEDEYTWQTTVERTTDRLRSIAY, translated from the coding sequence ATGAGAATTCTCCGCGTCGCACAGACGGTGTATCCCGACGTCAAGGGCGGCGGAGCGTACCACGTTCACGCGATGAGCCGCGATCAGGCGGCGATGGGTCACGACGTGACCGTTCTGACTGTCCGGCGAGATTCAGAACTCCCGCACGTGGAAGAACGCGACGGATACACCGTCGTTCGATACGACCCCGCGGTTACCGTCCTCGGAAACGAGATCAGTCCCGGTCTGGCTCGGTACCTAGCCGACGCCGAAGACTTCGACGTGATTCACGCGCACTCGCATCTCTACTTTTCGACGAACCTGGCGGCACTGAAACGGTTCGTCGGGGACATTCCGCTCGCCATCACGAATCATGGTCTGTATTCGCAGAACGCACCCGAGTGGGTATTCGACTGGTACCTGCGGACACTCGGCCGGTGGACGTTCAACCAGGCGGACGTCGTGTTCTGTTACACGAAAACGGACAAACGGCGAGTGCAGGAGTTCGGCGTCTCGAGTCGAATCGAAGTCGTCTCAAATGGGATTGACACGGAGCGGTTCACGCCCGATGGGTCAGAGAGCGAGTTGATCGATAACGACGGACCGGTAGTACTATTCGTAGGACGCTTAGTAAAGGGGAAACGTCCCGCTGCTGCGATCGAGGCCCTACAACGGATTCAGCAGGGGCATCCAACAGCGCAACTCTATCTGTGTGGAGAGGGACCGTTGCGCGACAATCTCGAACGCCGCGCTGCTGAACTTGATATTTCCGAATCGGTTCACTTCCTCGGTCATCTCTCGTATGACGAGATGCCGACCGTGTACCGGAGCAGTGACGTACTCGTGTTACCGAGCCGGGCGGAAGGCGTACCACGGACAGTACTCGAGGCGATTAGCTCCGGTCTTCCAGTCATCTGTTCGCAACTCGATCAGTTACAGGAACTCGTTGCAGGACGCGGTACGTTAGTCGATATAGATGCAGGTGAATCGATCGCGCAGTCCGTCTCTAACTGGTTAGCTTCCGGTCAAGATATTGCGACGCTCGAGGACGAATATACGTGGCAAACGACCGTCGAGCGGACGACCGATCGTCTCCGATCGATTGCCTATTGA
- a CDS encoding glycosyltransferase — protein MKVCYLINQLAPGGAPTLLLDIIRQNNSSEIEYTVAFIEGDSTLIEDFQETGTRIVNFDAEFKFDPRAMWRLGRFFHRESFDIVHTHLPYAQTLGRVATLLGDHGAIISTQHNFSYHYHPVTRTTERITRSLDDVTIAVSQAVKSEFIGQEEELKSQWQTIYNGANVTEIAANVDAADGTVVRERFNIPRHHDLFLCVGRYVEQKSQSDIIRAISIMNASDIHLVLVGWGPYENKLRTLADKYDVSDRVTVTGRVPEVWPYYAAADTFVSASTIESFGIVLVEAMAAGLPIVATDVPGAREVLQSAKQGVKDVPPNDPEELADALTRIMNNSLDVDYDNALEKFNIEKTSEAHLELYQDIQKSN, from the coding sequence ATGAAAGTTTGTTATCTCATCAATCAACTTGCACCAGGAGGAGCGCCGACATTGTTGCTCGACATCATTCGCCAAAATAATAGTTCTGAAATCGAGTATACAGTTGCATTCATTGAGGGAGATAGTACGCTCATCGAAGACTTTCAAGAAACCGGGACACGTATAGTTAATTTTGATGCTGAATTCAAATTCGATCCGCGGGCAATGTGGCGTCTCGGTCGATTCTTCCATCGTGAATCATTCGACATTGTTCATACTCACCTACCCTATGCACAGACACTAGGCCGAGTTGCCACGTTACTTGGAGATCACGGCGCGATTATAAGCACCCAACACAATTTTTCTTATCATTATCATCCAGTAACACGAACAACTGAACGAATTACGCGTTCACTTGACGATGTTACGATTGCGGTTTCCCAAGCAGTTAAATCAGAATTTATTGGACAAGAAGAAGAACTCAAATCACAGTGGCAAACTATCTACAATGGGGCCAATGTGACAGAGATCGCTGCTAACGTTGATGCTGCTGATGGGACAGTAGTACGCGAGCGATTTAACATACCACGCCACCATGATTTATTTTTATGTGTCGGGCGCTATGTAGAACAGAAATCCCAGTCAGATATCATTCGTGCGATCTCTATTATGAATGCCTCAGACATTCACTTAGTCCTTGTTGGTTGGGGACCCTATGAAAATAAGCTTCGGACGTTAGCAGATAAATACGATGTTAGTGATCGTGTGACTGTCACGGGACGAGTACCGGAAGTGTGGCCATACTACGCTGCGGCCGATACATTCGTGTCGGCTTCAACAATTGAGAGTTTTGGTATCGTGCTTGTTGAAGCGATGGCTGCTGGATTACCGATTGTAGCCACTGACGTACCTGGCGCTCGAGAAGTACTTCAAAGCGCAAAACAGGGTGTCAAAGATGTCCCACCAAACGACCCAGAAGAACTTGCTGATGCTCTCACTCGAATTATGAATAATTCTCTGGATGTGGACTACGATAACGCATTAGAGAAATTTAATATTGAGAAGACGAGTGAGGCGCATTTAGAATTATATCAAGATATCCAAAAATCAAATTGA
- a CDS encoding type IV pilin, translating to MIDGKAVQRKLVGSDDERAVSPVIGVILMVAITVILAAVIAAFVLDMGSSQSQNAQAGVSFDEESDVVTVSVTSMDRAESLEIQSGACDSPDYNSGSALEGVGETATVDCNSAGDSTTIQVIGEYDGSENVITTYDYEP from the coding sequence ATGATCGACGGAAAAGCAGTCCAACGGAAGTTAGTCGGATCGGACGATGAACGGGCAGTCTCCCCCGTGATCGGGGTTATTCTTATGGTCGCTATCACAGTCATCCTCGCAGCTGTGATCGCCGCTTTCGTGCTCGATATGGGGAGCAGCCAGAGTCAGAACGCGCAGGCAGGTGTCAGTTTTGACGAAGAAAGTGATGTTGTCACTGTTTCAGTGACCTCGATGGATCGTGCTGAGAGTCTCGAAATCCAGTCTGGTGCTTGTGATAGTCCAGATTATAATAGTGGTAGTGCACTTGAGGGTGTTGGCGAAACGGCTACAGTCGACTGTAACTCTGCTGGAGACTCGACTACAATTCAAGTTATCGGGGAGTACGATGGCAGTGAGAACGTAATTACCACCTACGACTACGAGCCATAA
- a CDS encoding ABC transporter ATP-binding protein, producing the protein MPDTDNINVDLTWREKVQALYRVAQFQPVFATGVVVLSVIAAIFEGFGLSFIMPIIEVAQSNASAEEADGLLTVFLTVYETLGIPFTLGYLVAGVAAVMIVRYTVSFLVSWFRAAIETKYVRHLQEEAFDNALEARVGYFDKEGSDDILNAIVTQAEYAGRVIRYTLHTIEQGLLASIYFIIALYISPLLTLITAVFLGSVTLFFRYVLETGYSLGDQVADAKEEIQSNAQAGTQGIRDVKLFGMIDELRSGFVEGIEKFERYRIKLQRNESGISNAYQLATAVSVFVLIYLALTFASMRIGELGIFLFAMFQLGPKVSALNKHAYRVEGELPHLVRTQKFIDELERNREPNEPSKEVPISVDTIEFDDVSFNYDTADETVLCDISFSFDRGDFIAFVGTSGAGKSTIVSLLTRMYDPDSGQIRADGIPIDEFDIYDWRSRVSIIRQDPHIFNDTLRRNITIGNRNESQEKIKKVCEIAQVTEFLNELPDGYDTILGDQGVKLSGGQRQRIAIARALLKDADLLVLDEATSDLDTSLEKRVHEGIEEMDRDYTMLVIAHRLSTITNADQIYTMDKGEILKSGTHENLLSEQGKYSHLYSLQSN; encoded by the coding sequence ATGCCAGACACTGATAACATTAATGTAGACCTCACTTGGCGTGAGAAAGTACAGGCATTGTACCGCGTCGCACAGTTCCAGCCCGTGTTCGCAACTGGAGTAGTCGTTCTTAGCGTGATCGCCGCGATCTTCGAAGGGTTCGGACTGAGTTTCATCATGCCGATCATTGAAGTTGCCCAGTCGAATGCCTCAGCAGAGGAGGCGGATGGACTGCTCACGGTGTTTCTCACGGTTTATGAGACACTAGGAATTCCGTTCACGCTTGGCTATCTCGTTGCAGGTGTTGCAGCGGTAATGATCGTCCGGTACACTGTATCGTTTCTCGTTAGCTGGTTTCGGGCTGCTATCGAAACGAAATACGTTCGCCATCTTCAAGAGGAGGCATTCGATAACGCGTTAGAGGCTCGTGTCGGTTACTTTGATAAGGAAGGATCCGATGACATTCTCAATGCTATCGTTACGCAGGCTGAGTACGCTGGTAGGGTAATCAGGTATACTCTTCATACTATTGAACAAGGCCTGCTTGCATCAATATATTTCATTATTGCTCTCTATATTTCTCCCTTGTTGACGCTCATTACTGCCGTGTTTCTCGGCTCCGTGACGCTCTTTTTCAGGTACGTACTTGAGACTGGTTACTCGCTTGGGGACCAAGTTGCGGATGCCAAAGAGGAGATTCAGTCTAATGCACAGGCGGGTACACAGGGAATCAGAGATGTAAAACTGTTCGGAATGATTGACGAACTTCGCTCCGGATTTGTCGAAGGTATCGAGAAGTTTGAGCGGTACCGGATCAAATTACAGCGAAATGAGTCGGGAATCAGCAACGCCTATCAACTTGCAACGGCAGTTTCGGTCTTCGTGTTAATCTATCTGGCATTGACCTTCGCATCAATGAGGATCGGCGAACTCGGCATATTCCTCTTCGCGATGTTCCAACTCGGTCCCAAGGTCAGTGCGTTGAATAAACACGCATACAGGGTAGAAGGAGAACTTCCACACCTCGTTCGGACGCAGAAGTTTATCGACGAACTTGAGCGAAACCGTGAACCGAATGAGCCGTCCAAGGAGGTTCCTATCTCTGTCGACACTATTGAATTCGACGATGTCTCGTTCAATTACGATACTGCCGACGAGACGGTACTCTGTGACATCTCCTTCTCCTTCGATCGAGGGGACTTCATCGCGTTTGTCGGTACCTCCGGGGCAGGCAAGTCGACAATCGTCTCGCTCCTTACCCGGATGTATGATCCAGATAGCGGTCAGATCCGAGCTGATGGAATCCCGATCGATGAATTTGACATTTATGATTGGCGATCACGAGTTTCGATCATCAGACAGGATCCCCACATATTCAATGATACTCTTCGACGAAACATTACTATCGGAAATCGCAATGAATCCCAAGAAAAAATTAAAAAAGTATGTGAGATCGCTCAAGTGACTGAGTTTCTTAACGAACTTCCCGATGGCTACGACACTATCCTCGGTGATCAGGGTGTTAAGTTGTCTGGGGGTCAGCGCCAGCGAATCGCGATCGCTCGAGCGCTGTTAAAAGATGCTGACCTATTAGTCCTAGATGAAGCGACAAGTGACCTAGATACGTCGCTCGAGAAGAGAGTTCACGAAGGTATTGAAGAGATGGATCGAGATTATACGATGCTCGTCATTGCGCATCGACTCTCTACTATCACAAATGCCGATCAAATCTATACAATGGACAAGGGAGAGATTCTTAAATCTGGTACTCACGAGAATCTTCTTTCTGAGCAAGGGAAATACTCCCACTTGTATTCACTACAGTCCAATTAG
- a CDS encoding glycosyltransferase encodes METISVVGYSDVGSQTGQDLTELSIGLKHRNLLNHIYCRGVEKRVVPNDFITTPIPLGRTIPRAMTGINQFLMEDFNNRYYSERIFDFFASKSISNSGIHLHHTPGYIRTLREGNKNGNKTVVKATTEYTDSFYQRVLNESEKIEISSPKFPTENKRSKFRKKTLQECDQILAISTFVKNSLLSSGIQPSKISVTPLGVKPERYPTGSEKNHDHFTVLYVGSVTVAKGIPHLLKAWRLNEWGDDNHIRLLLCGRVSSTMRKILSQYDFDNVQTPGFVDPREYYQNASVFVFPSISDGFGKAPLEAMAAEVPVITTDHTGMPDIMKDGKEGFIVPAADAQALADRLRHLRENPEVCRSMRDHALKTAQEQTWDQHAEAVAEALDLVEIN; translated from the coding sequence ATGGAAACAATTTCCGTTGTTGGATATAGCGATGTTGGATCACAGACTGGGCAGGATTTGACTGAGCTATCAATTGGATTAAAACATCGTAATCTTCTCAATCATATATATTGCCGGGGTGTAGAGAAACGTGTAGTGCCTAATGATTTTATTACGACACCGATCCCCCTCGGCCGAACGATACCACGAGCGATGACCGGTATCAATCAGTTTCTTATGGAGGATTTCAACAATCGTTATTATTCAGAGCGAATTTTTGATTTCTTCGCATCCAAATCAATCAGCAATAGCGGCATTCATCTTCACCATACTCCCGGATATATCCGAACTCTTCGAGAAGGAAATAAAAATGGCAATAAGACGGTTGTAAAGGCAACCACTGAGTATACAGATAGTTTTTATCAAAGGGTTCTCAATGAGTCTGAGAAGATTGAAATAAGCTCTCCCAAGTTTCCAACAGAAAACAAACGATCCAAGTTCCGGAAAAAGACGCTCCAAGAATGCGATCAAATACTTGCCATATCTACATTTGTTAAAAACTCATTATTATCATCTGGGATTCAACCTAGTAAAATATCTGTCACACCCTTAGGGGTCAAACCTGAAAGATACCCGACTGGGTCTGAAAAAAACCACGATCACTTTACCGTCCTCTATGTTGGATCGGTTACCGTTGCAAAGGGCATTCCACATCTCCTTAAGGCATGGCGGCTAAATGAGTGGGGCGATGATAATCACATTCGCTTGCTACTCTGTGGCAGAGTTTCATCCACAATGCGTAAGATCTTATCGCAGTATGACTTTGATAATGTCCAAACACCAGGATTCGTAGATCCTCGAGAGTATTATCAAAACGCGTCTGTATTTGTGTTTCCCTCGATTTCAGATGGATTTGGAAAGGCACCACTCGAAGCGATGGCTGCGGAAGTACCAGTAATCACGACCGACCATACTGGTATGCCAGATATCATGAAAGATGGGAAAGAGGGCTTCATTGTTCCAGCTGCGGATGCCCAGGCTTTAGCAGATCGTCTTCGTCACTTGCGTGAGAATCCTGAAGTCTGTAGGAGTATGCGTGATCATGCGCTTAAAACAGCGCAAGAACAGACATGGGATCAGCACGCTGAGGCAGTTGCGGAAGCTCTTGATTTGGTAGAAATTAATTAA